DNA from Pantanalinema sp.:
CCGGTTGAGCCCGGCGCGGCGCGCCTTGTCGTGGAGGTAGCGGAGCCATGGTGCTTCAGCGCTCATCATTCGCCCATTCTAGCAACATTCCGGCAAAAGGGACGCCCCCCGACACAGGTCGGGGGGCGTCTCTACCAGGGAGATGCGAACTACTACTTGATCGCGATCTTCGCGCCGGCGGCCTCGAGCTTGGCCTTGAGGGCGTCGGCCTCTTCCTTCTTGACCTTCTCCTTGACGGCCTTGGGGGCGCCGTCGACGAGATCCTTGGCTTCCTTGAGGCCGAGGCCGGTGGCCTCGCGGACGACCTTGAGGACTTCGATCTTCTTGTCGCCAGCCGACTCGAGGATGACGTCGAACTCGGTCTTCTCCTCGGCAGCGGCGGCAGCGCCGGCGCCGGGGGCCATCATCATCATGCCGCCCATCGCGGGGGCAGCCGACACGCCGAAGGTGTCCTCGATCATCTTGACGAGGTCGGCAACTTCGAGGAGCGACTTCTCCTTGATGGCGTCGACGATCTGTTCGTTGGTAAGAGTGGACATTTACGTGTTCTCCTTTAAATGCAGGCCGGACGTGCCGGCGCTAACAACTGAATCGTAGGATCGAGGCTTAGAGCACCTTACAAAACCAGGCATGTTACGGCCTCTGGCCGCCGTGGGCGGCTTGAAGGAACAGTTTTGTAATGCGCTCTTACGCGCTTTCCTTCTCGCGACGGACCGCATCGAGGGCGTACACGAGGTTGCGGGCACCGCCCGACAGCGCGGAGGCGAGCTTCTGAGCGGGGCTCTGGAGGCTGCCGAGCATGCGGCCGAGGAGGACTTCCTTGCTGGGCATGCTGGCGAGATCCTTGACCTCGGCGACCGAGAGGGCCTTGCCCTCCATGACGCCGCCGCGGACCTTGATCTCGACCTTGCGCTTCTCCTTGGCGAAGTCGCTGACGACCTTGGCCGCAGCCACGGCGTCGTCGAAACCGATCGCAAGCGCGGTGGGACCGGCGAGGAAAGGCTCCATGGCCTTCCAGCTGTCCATGTCGCGGGTGACCAGGTCGATGAGGGTGTTCTTCGAAACCGTCAGGTCGCCGCCGACCTTCTGGAGACGACGACGCAGGTCGGTGATCTCCTTGACGGTCAGGCCGCGGTAATCGGTGACGATGGCCACCTGGGCGCGGTCGAAGATGTCGCGCAGCTCGGAAACGGTCTGCTGCTTCTTCTCTTTCGTAGGCATTGTAGTATTCACCTCCTTCGGTGAGAGCTTCAATAATCGAGCCGGACTCCCGCCGCAAGGTGGCAGGAGTCCGGCGATCGGGGTCCCTTTCGGGAAACTTTCGCTCGAAGCTCTTCCGCTACCTCGGCAGGGGTAATTTAAATCGGCGGGGCCGATCCCTGCTGTCTCTGGCGTGGGGAACACGTCTCGATTCAATTGTTCAACCAGTATAGCGCAAGTTCCTGGTTAAGACAAGATGAAGGGGGCGAGAAATTTTCTCGCCCCCTTCATCTCGTGATGGCTGACTTACGCCTTGGGGGCGAGGTCGTTCATCTTGGCGGTGTCGACCTTGAGGCCGGGGCCCATCGACGAGGTCAGGTAGATGCTCTTGACGTAGGTGCCCTTCGCCGCGGCGGGCTTGACCTTG
Protein-coding regions in this window:
- the rplL gene encoding 50S ribosomal protein L7/L12, producing the protein MSTLTNEQIVDAIKEKSLLEVADLVKMIEDTFGVSAAPAMGGMMMMAPGAGAAAAAEEKTEFDVILESAGDKKIEVLKVVREATGLGLKEAKDLVDGAPKAVKEKVKKEEADALKAKLEAAGAKIAIK
- the rplJ gene encoding 50S ribosomal protein L10 is translated as MPTKEKKQQTVSELRDIFDRAQVAIVTDYRGLTVKEITDLRRRLQKVGGDLTVSKNTLIDLVTRDMDSWKAMEPFLAGPTALAIGFDDAVAAAKVVSDFAKEKRKVEIKVRGGVMEGKALSVAEVKDLASMPSKEVLLGRMLGSLQSPAQKLASALSGGARNLVYALDAVRREKESA